From Toxorhynchites rutilus septentrionalis strain SRP chromosome 2, ASM2978413v1, whole genome shotgun sequence, a single genomic window includes:
- the LOC129764455 gene encoding uncharacterized protein LOC129764455 isoform X1 gives MAEGGKDPPSTPLNISDTDPPPEEQEDEAEVEEETSVYEVGSSEDEDIDEKQDFRPKEYHEGSKGPFIVYFRRKSKPLNVIRISKELTQKFSAVTEITRMGPDKLRVVVSSRTQANEITHCDLFAIEYRVYVPCCNVEIDGVITEKGLTRKEIIDGVGRFKNSSLKTVKILACDRLKSVSQKNDKRVLNRTNSFRVTFEGAALPKYVAIGALRLPVRLFVPRVMKCNKCMQLGHTAAYCCNKKRCADCGESHDENPCAKEHKCLHCGGTPHDIIQCPVYKQRGEKIKRSLKERSKRTYAEKLKSSVPTTQDNPYSILQNDEPVADAPNAGSSGTSQGAIRKRKITSFPSLPRKTTETSQVGMKTRIERAENRPKQVPPGLSCSSTHQGSSTLPGAAPTRSVPFSRSRQQPQSGLLALSDLVDNILNALNINDPLKSIVLCLLPIVRTFLKEKCGFLAAFISLDA, from the coding sequence atggctgagggcgggaaggatcccccatcgacgccactgaatatttccgataccgatcctcctcctgaagagcaggaagatgaagctgaagttgaggaagaaacttctgtatatgaagttggaagttccgaagatgaggacattgacgaaaaacaggattttcgtccaaaagaataccatgaaggctccaaaggcccattcattgtatactttagacgaaaatctaaacctctcaatgtcattcgtatctcgaaggaacttactcagaagttttctgcagttaccgagattacacggatggggccagacaaactacgagttgtcgtctcaagcaggacccaagcgaacgaaatcacgcactgcgacctctttgcgattgagtatcgcgtatacgtgccctgttgcaacgtcgaaatagacggcgtaataaccgaaaagggtttgactcgaaaagagattatcgatggtgtcggtcgcttcaagaactcttcactaaaaactgtgaagattcttgcatgcgatcgactgaaatctgtgtcacaaaaaaatgacaaaagagttctcaatcggacaaactcttttcgtgtgacttttgagggtgcCGCCCTTCCAAagtacgttgcaataggtgcacttcgtttacctgttcggttgtttgtaccccgggtaatgaaatgcaacaaatgtatgcaactcggtcacacggccgcctattgttgcaataaaaaacgttgcgcagattgtggagagagccatgatgagaatccttgcgcgaaagagcacaagtgtcttcattgcggcgggactcctcatgatattattcaatgcccggtgtacaaacaacgaggggaaaaaatcaagcgttccttaaaggaacgttccaagcggacttatgcagaaaagcttaagagttccgttccaacgactcaggacaatccctactccattctgcagaacgacgagcctgttgcagacgctcccaatgcaggaagttccggtacatcgcagggtgccattaggaaaagaaaaattacttcttttccttcactccccagaaagacgaccgaaacttcccaagttggaatgaaaactcgaattgaacgtgctgagaatagaccgaagcaagtacctcctggtttaagctgttcttccacgcaccaggggtcctcaacacttcccggagcagcacccacccggtctgttccattttcgcggtcgaggcaacagccacaatctggtttgcttgcgctttctgacctggtggacaacattttaaatgctctaaatataaatgaccctcttaaaagcatagtattatgtttgcttccgattgtgagaacatttttgaaagaaaaatgtggttttttagcagcgttcatttccctcgatgcctga